The genomic DNA tagtgatgcaTGTATGTATGCCTTCATACTTTTGACGACACAATTATTTTTACGCtacctgtacgaatttcaaacgcgcatttttacaccagcaataaaaacattcattcctgtacgggtagactttataaacataaattaagtggtacaagaaaagcaaaatgagtatgttaaatttgatgtatggctttttgtgattcttcgttacatttgttgtttttatagtgatattaagatgataacacaatattgactgctgtacccctatttttgacatttttactctttgagtatgtttgttttgttcatacatcgttgacaatgtaatggaatttgatgtgactgtcatacaagtgagaggtttagctagctataaaaccaggttcattagaaaatgcctgtaccaagtcaggaatatgacagttgttatccattcgtttgatgtgtttggacttttgattttgccttttgattttggattttcctttttgaattttccacggagttcagtatttatgtGTTTTTACCTTATACTGTCTcgttatattaataaaatgaaattataaatgctGTTTTATTTCACTGAattatcttaataaaaaaaggttttggTATGCTTCAAAGATACTTCGACATGTCTActatacaaataaatggaagCGATACCCTGGTATTTATAGTCTTGTGGTATCCTGCTGTGTGGCGAGCGAGTGAATGGTTATTTgcaaatcaatatttaaataacagaTATATTGGGGGCGTCATTACGGTCTGCGTTTCattgttgtcaatttcattcaaattcaATTGAAGGGGGACAGAATTATTTTCTGACCCATAAGTGATAATGATAGCCCTTTGAAAATTTTctccactttctaacactgccaAAAGTTCTACATAAACAGTTAACAGAAGTACTTTTATCATATTATttagaaatgaatttgaatttgtatcatgaccgtttactttttttctacGATCACTAGTGCTTTTATGTCTTTTAAATggtgaaatcatcccttcgtaaattttacggacgccatcacgagttggttgactctTAAGGAATaaacgtttcacaaatgatatcggatatgttcctcacgtcgtaactacaatccccttctctttcatgaatgtgattACCGAacaagactatttaccggatttgttatcacataagcaacacaacgggtgccacgtgtggagcaggatctacttacccttccggagcacctgagatcacccctagcttttggtggggttcgtgttgtttattcgttagttttctatattgtgtcatgtgaactactgtttgtctgtttgtctttttcatttttagccatggtgttgtaatgtttattttcgatttatgagtttgactgtccctctggtatctttcgtccctcttttatcatgCAGTGAATATAAAATTCACTAAAATTCGCAAAACATCATTTTCACTTGTATgtaaaattgtttcatatttttctccAGTTAAAGAAAGTCTGTTCAGTTGATACAGtattgtccaatcacactgttaaGATATACTGACTTCAGTatggtacacaaaagagcaacctaaatacTGGAATTCAAATACTACCGTGCTACCTTAAATGATTTGAATTGGGAACAATATACGTTTAAGTTCAATGTTAAATTGCATGATCAAACCAAATATCGCTCTGTACTGTCgatatacaaacaaaatgttGCTCTGTTCTACGATATACTAAACagaattatttcataaattatgttGCGCCAATCTTGTCATATTCGTAGACAGGTACTTCGAAATGTTTTgaagaaattgttttaaattttgatgtaAAAATTATTCTTTGTGGTATGCTGTGAGGACATATAAGAGTCAACCTAGACAATAAGATTGAAATAGTTCATTCCAATCACCTCGgaatagaaatatataattctGGTACGTAAAACATCAATGTAAAAACATTTACTTTGTACTAGGTCATGTTTACCGCCTCAGTATAGCTTGTGTGCTGGTGTAAGGGCGTATAACATCAACCTAAataattacattgtattattGCATGTTTACCACCTCAGTATAGCTTGTGTGCTGGTGTAAGGGCGTGTAACATCAACCTAAACaattacattgtattatttCATGTGCTTCGCCTCAGTATAGCTTGTGTGCTGGTATAAGGGCGTATAACATCAACCTAAACaattacattgtattatttCATGTGCGCGGCCTCAATATAGCATTTGTGCTGATGTAAAGGCGTATAACATCAATCTAAATTATTTCTTGTGTATCTCCTCAATCATTTTGTCAATATAGAAACATATGATTATATCACCAACCCTTAACAATTATTATTCTATGTTTATCTTCAAAGTTCaactttaagggcatacgatacagttttgatcctgtatttacaagttcatgaaaatttgcatataggctattgtTTACcttattaaatcaaatatgtaataaaaaatataccttcatgtgctactttttgagtaaaatgaggtcgaaattttgtatatttgctcaaaattaagatttgtggccgtaatttctttttcttttttgttataaaagataaacgcaaattgttttttgttaaataatcggtaatttctgtattttataagtaacattaaaaattatgcaatttttatccagaaataactcatatttatcaaatgttcatgaatagaggaaaaaacgtcattttttgctgcatgtttatcaaaattaaaaaaaatcctctatttacagttttataaaatttgggtcacataatctccctgcgaaatgaaacaaattgccgttttgaaaaataggggtccatgaactcgttttcaaattaaatcagtttgattgataaaaatcagtcgaaaatgcatcttttccctaTATGttacagtttgacgtcgcgaaaataacattttacgttagcaacgtcattacctcccctgtaactgtatcgtatgccctttaCGTGCTGTTGGGGGAGGGGTATAATATCAACCCAAACCgttatattgtattgtttgtaaaacagTTGCAGCTCACGCATGTCAACTGACAAGTTATAATCATTGTAGAATTTTATGCTGACAAACAATGAGACATAATTACCAGTAGGCTTTGTATAGGTCTTAATTACTCTTCACAGTGCTGTTATTATTAAACATCAATGATTGTTGTCAGAGTTGATTCGATGTTTCCGgatcagaaatatattttcctATCTTTGACATTTCAGAAACGAACTTTCAATAATGCATTCATTGAGCTAATAAACAACAAATCAAATAGTTATTTGGTGTCTGACAATTGTAATTTAAGAATGTTAACAGGTTCTGTAAAGACATTTCTCCAGAGAAATATAAATTGTCAGACTTGACATGTTGTGCTCAAATGAATCCAAGGGTTAATAATGAACACATCAAACTGGTTATTCCAGGATTGTGTTTGTATACATATAGTACAGTGCAACAGTTTGTTTTGCTTATCGATAGCACAGAgcgatattttgttttgtatatttaaagtacaggttgcatttctgtaaatattgacaatgcaatttcccataggaactccttttacggctaaaactgtacaacttttactatgaagttttgaaaaaaatcttatcctagaattgaaagtccTTATgcatcacaatttttttcaaagttcaaaatatatggctgtgcggcatattttcaacgtttatatgccctgaacgtCTCAGActtacactaattttcttaaatacccctacctcgaatgaaaggttaccacagatttcaatgtaaaaaatatgcacgtgtttatttactggtaacattcccaagttctgtctctgcgatatggaacacagagggcataactgggaaccagtatgtaaacaaaattaattttctatgaatattcaattactccccaaaagaggcgtgttttgagcaacagctgtatttacaaagtgcaacctccAGAGCaatattttcttacttttatcatgcaatttaacatttaatattaatttttaacgTATAGCCTCCCTCCCCCTCATTCAAATCATTGAAGGTAGCACGGGAATATTTCCACTCCAgtatttaggttgctcttttgtgtaccctactgtAAACAGTGTATCTGAACAATGTGATTGAACAAAAGTTTTATGTACATGTGAAAATGAAATGTTGagggtttttttaatattttatttactgcaTGATTAAAAGCACTAGTTGTTTTAGGTTTTCAAAGATAGATataaaagtaaacggtcatgatacatgttcaaattcatttctgaatagtATTATGAAAGTACATTAGTTAACGGTTTAAGCAGATTTATTGCAGTGTTTGTAagtgatgattattttttaaatgctatCATTATCCAATATATATGCCCCCTTgtattaatgaaattgacaacactAAAATGCAGACCGTAATAAGGAACCCAAATCTGTTATGTAAGCATTGATATGCATATATAACCGTTCACTTGCTTGCAACAGAAGCAGGATACCACGAGATTATAACTACACGCTTATAGCTTCCATTTATTGGTATAGTAGAAATGTAGACTGCAGAATCATTAATGCATACAGCGGGTGTCACTGATTTCAGATTTTGAAACAATCTTCATTCGTATATGAACCGAATGGAATAGGAAGCCATGCTGACAAaactaaaattattgaaattacaCAAGACTCGAAGGGGATTATTAACCAAAGTTTTTGCACAACACAATAAGAACTAACAGCCAAGTTTGTTGACCGGAAGGAAATGAAGAGCAAAGGATTTAATTATAATATCGTGTGCgacaagaataaaattgagaatggaaatggggaatatatcaaagagacaacaacccgaccatagaaaaaacaacaacagcagaaggtcaccaaccggtcttcaatgtagcgagaaattcccgcacccggaggcgtccttcagctggcccctaaacaaatatatactagttcagtgattatgaacgccatactaattttcaaattgtacacaagaaactaaaataaaataatacaagactaacaaaggccagaggcaaaattgcggcgggattaaacatgtttgtgagatctcaaccctccccctatacctttaaccaatgtagaaaagtaaacgcataccaatacgcacattaaaattcagttcaagagaagtccgagtctgatgtcagaagatgtaaccaaagaaaataaacaaaatgacaataatacataaataacaaccgactactagcagttaactgacatgccaccTCCAGACTTcgattaaactgactgaaagattgtgatttcatcatatgaacatcaggcacaatccttcccgttaggggtgtagtatcatattatcataacatatatgagaagaacataacccgtgtcatgccaacaactgttttttttaataaatgtgtttagtaccctataagtgaatcaatattaacgccaaaatatgcaatctttaatgacctgacaacagtatcgtaactatatccctgcTTAATAAGTCTTTTCAAAGGTTTTTGTTAGTTTccgaggtgaatactgacacctttgtgctttattaagaatatttccataaaataatGGATGTGAAAtgcctgaacgtataagaagtctgcatgttgacctatatttacgaatgatgtccttataccgatggtaaaatttagtaaatggtttgaccagtttgtgatatcgaaaaccctggtgtaataatttttcagtaatacataaatttctctcgttaaaatctaaaactttGTTACATatacgagcgaatcgtacaagttgagatatataaacaccgtaagatggtgacaagggaacgtcaccatttcaaaacggataattaacgataggaaatgaaaaatcatctcttttatcataaattttagtagtaagctttccgttagtgatatagatatcaagatcgggGAAAGGGCAGTGgccattgttagtattagctttatttaaagttagttcaataggataaatttctttaatatacatactgaagtcgtcattattgagagccaaaatattatccaaatatctaaaagtattattaaatttgtttatcagatgttgtttcgatgggtctttgcttatttttgtcataaattgtatctagtaaaaattcaagggcatatatagtatcaaagcatgtccaattgatatagtttttgtttattgctactaaaaaatgagcTAAAAGAGTTTggacatatatattcacattccgactttttaaatgcccatttaattaggtgtgtgaattttttcttaatgataATGTGAGGcgatgtggtatacagggtggaaaaaacaaaactttgaacagattcaaaattaccaatataagcatgcaatttatcaagtacttccaacgagttcttgacactccaaaaataattaattccactattttcgaaggccttatttgaacaatttattatcgggtttttaattgtactaagcgtgctggtaagaagaaaagacaatttagtagtgaaACAATGgcttataatcctggtacctttgataactattgaagacgaaataaatctatatttgtaaggtgttttgtgaagcttcggaagccaatacatagttgggactttcaatgtatttggctctgcttgtaaagcggtagttaaaagtttatgtttgttacagatgtcgtgTTCGgcaaatggagtcagttggaatgttggtgaattggtgatttcttttttcagaacctcaatgtaaaatttacgtcaaacaataataacattattagcagctttatcggccgggacaaaaacaaattccttagctagttcttttagtttatgtttgatacgagaaataggtttattttgACCAGAACTAGGTTAGAAGATATGTTTATTGATACCGTGTTCGACTCATGGGAAAAATTAGTAGCCCTGTTTTTTTATCGTGCACGACCCGGATGTGATAATAAGCTAAGGGTGCTGACATAGTGCACGACCCAAAGGGGATTAAAAGCCATGGTTGTTGAAATAATATACGACCCGAAGGTCATAGGTAGCCACGCTTGTTGACATTTTGCAATATATGATGGGATTTAATAGCCATGCGTGAAAAAGAGGTGCAaaagataccatagggacaGTCAATATATTCTCAAGAATGCGTTATCAAAGTACTGTCGAAGGAGAAAAATCCTATAATATCCTAGAGAATCTATCATAATATGCCTGCCAGCTATCTGTATTTCAATGGCAGTTAACGGagaataattatagattatcgttgattatctcaacgagattggttttctcgcttgagctggaacagcgaaagtgagaaaagcaatcgagttgagatgtcatcatgaatgaaatgttattgtctcatgcaattgcttacggaataacatgtgatgtgcaattagccaatcagaataacgtattataaacatacatctaatgtaagtATTAGTTACTCTTCCTGTAAACGCTTTTGTCAATTGATACGCTATATATCTAACGTCATCGTCAGTTGCCTGGCCTCTATTGAATATCTGTGTCACTGATGACCACAGATAGGTCATAATGTTTGAAACTGTAACACCTTCCTCTCTTCCTAGATTGTGACATAATCTAAATTGAACTAACAATGTGTTACACGACGGGTACCATATTTGTAGCAGGAAATACCTACCCTTCTACTGAAGCAAAAAAGGTAACCTTTCGTTTGTTGGTTTGAATTGGTTCATGTTGCTTTTTCTAGTTTGTCATATTGTGTTGCatgttagattttttaaatgtacctTTAGTATCTTCCatcttttttaaatgagttGCATCACAAAACTTGTATGCGtcttaaatatgtatatattgacTTCTACAATTAAAGAGGTAggtaattttatttcatgtgcTGGTTATTAAATAGGATTGTCATTTGGTAACAAAGTAATTTTGCCTTCCTTATTAACCACATATACCAGGTAGGACCTTTATTATCTCCCTTCACTGGAAGTCTGCTTGAATTCACAAGGTTGCCGCTACTTTCCAACAACTCTGTAAGTTCTGACCACTGTCCAGCTTTTCCTAAATCGTCTATCTGTTGATGTTCTTCAACAACATTGTCCCTGAAGACAGTGGTAtaaacgttgataggatagttCGCCATTATAtctacaacaacaaaataaattagGAGAAAATTAACTTTCTTATGTGTATAATAATGTGGTTCACAGTCTGAAAATATCTTTATGATTGGAGTGAAAAATTATACGAGACTTTAACAAATACGAGTTGTTCAGTATATCGAGATGAATTTAGTTGATTTCTGAATTCTGAAGCCAGAAATGTGTTACACATTGGGCTTTAACTGAAAGGCAAAAGAAACGTTATTCGCGTCAAAAACAGCctttctttaatatataaacaacataaaGCTTAGATTATTCTTGATTTCTTTAAACTAAATGTTTagtggattgattgattgttgtctGTTggacgtccagtgacaaatatttcatgtttttttcttcaaaactatTACAATTGGTTATCTCacacaaactaaaactgagggaaacgtatcaaatataagagaactacgacacaacagagacacaacaccgacacgtaatacacacagaaacgaactataatgtaataATGAATGGCCATtttccggacttggtacagggcattttataaaaaaaattgtgggttaacctggttttgtggcatgcaaaGCCTCTCGTTTTAATGGaagtgttaattataacattaaaatgacaacattacaagacagggttacaataaataaacagataaatgggagaaaatataggacagagaaacaaacgaaaaatataGCCAAAACAATGTGAATATATTTTCTTCGTGTACAAGGCACTCATGAGAATACCAtacattgttttaatgaatGACACTCATGAGAATATCAGACCTTGTCTCAACGAATGACACTCATAAGAATATCAGACTTCATCTCAATGAATGACACTCATGAGAAGACCAGACATTGTTTCAACGAATGACACTCATGAGAATATCAGACGTTGTCTCAATGAATGACACTCATGAGAAGACCAGACATTGTTTCAACGAATGACACTCATGAGAATATCAGACGTTGTCTCAATGAATGACACTCATGAGAAGACCAGACGTTGTCCAAATAAATAACCTCATGAAAAGACCAGACATTGTCCAAATGAATGACACTCATGAGAAGACCAGACGTTGTCGAAATGCCTTTTGAAGATATGCAAGAAAGTAATCCTGAAGGGCGTCGTACAAGACGAAAACCAGCCTAGATGGcaaattaaattgttaattagattttgtacattaaactaaattaaaatgtgtatataGTATTTCTATGTTGTAAAGTTAGTTTAAGATTTGCGGGACGCATGTGTTTTTGAGGCGTGGGTTATGTGACGATTTTGTATCTAAGGTTAGATTGTTTACATTGGTTACTGTTTGGCAGAAGCCTTATTTAATGCATTGTATATATACtttaataaaacatagaaaagagTAAGATGATTCGCGGGTTTAACTTTGGGTCAGGTCAAATGTAAAGGGTTGTTCCTTATGAAACTCAGATACGAGTAACGAAACACTTTGGTAGAACATCCCTCCTTCAAGATTGGTACAGTTTAAATCAGGGTATATAAGCTGGAGAGATTCCTAGCTCAGGGTCGATGGTCATACGTTTGAAGACGAAGACCTGAAGTACGGTACGTAGATATTCGAGATCGCTGTCTCTTATATATTAGATATTGTGTTACTAAGTGTAATCAAGAACAGGTTGGTGCCTGTTATAAATACGGACTTGTATAATTACAAGCGGAACCGTATTGTACCGTATAGGACAAGTGTGAGTCTGTGTGACCTCCTTGTAAAGTACATAAGTGTACAAGAGGAACAAAGACAAGTGTGTAAACCTGTAGGGTACTTTATTGTACCAGGAGGACAAGTTTGTTCCTGACCCATGATAATTTTGTAATAGTACAAATTTGTACCCGTGTATATATTTTGAGTAGAATAGTTCATAGATGGTTAATTAAAGATTGCAAAGAGCAGTTGTAcatattttggttcattgacgttaatatttgaataaagattatttgttatatgtttttgtaaatagAGAAATTTTGGATCCAGTATCAAACTGGTAACGGACTCATTCTAAAACGAAACAGACACGCTTATCCGGTGTACACGTTACACCATGCGTGaaaaagagggacagtcaataTATTCTCAAGAATGCGTTATCAAAGTACTGCGGAAGGAAACTCCTATAATATCCTAAGAAATCTTTTATATTATGCCTGTCAGTTATCTGTAATTCAAAGGCAGTTAAGGGGAAATAATACTAGTTACTCTTCCTGTAAACGCTTTTGTCAATTGATACGCTATATATCTAACGTCATCGTCAGTTGCCTGGCCTCTATTGAATATCTGTGTCACTGATGACCACAGATAGGTCATAATGTTTGAAGCTGTAACACCTTCCTCTCTTCCTAGATTGTGACATAATCTAAATTGAACTAACAATGTGTTACACGACGGGTACCATATTTGTAGCAGGAAATACCTACCCTTCTGTTGAAGCATATGAGGTAACCTCTGGTTTATTGGTTTGACttggttcatgttgcttagtcttgAGTTTTTCTAGTTTGGCATATTGTGttgcatgttatattttttaatgtaccTATAGCATATTCCATCTTTTTTAAATGAGGTGCATCACAAAACTTGCATGCGtctaaaatatgtatatattgacTACTACAATTGAAGAGGTAggtaattttatttcatgtgcTAGTAATTAAATAGGATTGTCATTTGGTAATAAAGTAACTTTGCCTTCCTTATTAACCACGTGGTTTTGTTCACTTCCGCCGCAAACACGAACCCAGCTATCTGCTTGGATGCCATCATCGTGTTCACTAACACTAAAACCACCATACATTCCGGGTACAGGGTAATAAAAACTTCCATGTTCAAATAATAGAGAAAGTTGAGGTAAAGCTTGTCCGTTGTCCTTTATCAAGTCTTTAACTCTACTATTGATCACCTCGTGTAAGCCTTTTTCCATTTTCTCAATTGCAGCGgcgttttgttttattttctctgGAATCACTAATTGGTCCAGTATAATTTTATCAAGACCTTTACTTTTTGCAATGTCATAAGCGGTTTGACCTTCAGCATTCTTCATACTTTTCGATGCTCCCAGTCGTATTAAATCTTTAAATGTGTGTTCCGGTGCACCTAAGTCAGCTGCGTAATGAAGAGGCGTATACCAGGTAGGACCTTTATTATCTCCTTTCACTGAAAGTCTGCTTGAATTTACATAGCTGCTGCTACTTTCCAAAAATTCTATAAGTTCTGACCACTGTCCAGCTTTTCCTAAATCGTCTATTTTCTGATGTTCTTCAACAACATCGTCCTTGAAGACAGTGGTAtaaacgttgataggatagttCGCCATTATAtctacaacaacaaaataaattagGAGAAAGTTAACTTTCTTATGTGAATAATAGTGTGGTTCACAGTCTGAAATTATCTTTATATGATTGGAGGAAAGAATTATAAGAGACTTTAACAAATAAGAATTGTTCAGTAAATCGAGATGAATTAAGTTGATTTCTGAAGCCAGGAATGTGTTACACATTGACTTCAACTGAGAGGCAAAAGAAACGTAACTCGCGTCAAAAACAGTCTTTCCTTTTATGTAAACAGCATAAAGCTAGATTATAATTGATTGCTTTAAACCATTGTTAAATCATAAATGAATTGAATGATTGTTGTTTGTTCGACGTCCAGTGACAAACATTTCATGGTGGTTTTTTTCAGGACTAAACAATTGATCAATTCACACAAACAAAAGGACTTACGGCTTGAGTATGTACAAAGAAATGCAAAGAAATGTGTATATACTCTTGTTTGTACAATTCTATAAAAGCAACGTTTGACACTCATGAGCATACCAGACATTGTCTCAAAAAACGACGGAAGATATCGAAAAGGATGGTCAAACTCAAAGTCTTCAGATTAACTGACAGTGTCACTGAAAGACAGAAAACGACCAAACTGCAAAAAATTATAGTCTATAAAACGTCGACTGAGCAACACGATCCCTACCACCAATAAGCGGGTTGGTCTCATGTGCTCAGAAAGGATAAACAGATATTAACTCTATGCAAGATACTATTTAATACCAAAAAGGTCGAAATTGTCATGGGAAGTTTAGAATCACAAGTCGAAAAAACTTGTTTACGGTATGACAAACAAGcgatgaaaagacaaacagcagttcacaaaacaccaaaaacagcacaaagaaaactaaaggctaCGTATGAAGGAACCCATAAAGAACCACGCCCACCTTTTTCCCTGTCAAAAACAGGGTGCGTACGAATTTCATGAATTTCAAGGTAATCACATGTGAGTCATGTGATAATGGCAGTACAATAATCAGTTATTAATGGCCTAGCACGTCATTCATGCATAGTAAAATAAACCATAAAGCATAATGAATATTTTGGTATACAgtaatgtttaaaaatagatattagGTATGCAGTACACATTTTTACAGTTGTGTAAATATAAGAAcccatatttaaatatttgggATATTGGTCACATCAAGAAAGAATATATAAGATTATTGGTGTAAAAATACCTTTGGTGCCGCAAAGTATATAGAAATCCACTGCCTAGATACACCAGCTAAGGTATTCACCAaaactatttatagataaaatatcAACAGTGAAAGTAATTCACAAACAAGTACGGATGGAAAAGGGTTATACTCCGTATGAAAACAAgctttaaataaagaaacgcAACACGTGAACCTGAATGTTAGTtaatttgttgggttttttttctgtttttttaatacaggtaaataatcttattttgttgggttttttttaaatttatttagattCTAAAGACTGACTATGCAGGTTCTTCTTTTCGTTTTCTTTAATTTAGCATGCAGGTTTATCTTTTCGTTATCATTATAGCATGCAGGTACTTATATTCGTgttaaaaggccccgac from Mytilus trossulus isolate FHL-02 chromosome 8, PNRI_Mtr1.1.1.hap1, whole genome shotgun sequence includes the following:
- the LOC134681574 gene encoding uncharacterized protein LOC134681574; its protein translation is MANYPINVYTTVFKDDVVEEHQKIDDLGKAGQWSELIEFLESSSSYVNSSRLSVKGDNKGPTWYTPLHYAADLGAPEHTFKDLIRLGASKSMKNAEGQTAYDIAKSKGLDKIILDQLVIPEKIKQNAAAIEKMEKGLHEVINSRVKDLIKDNGQALPQLSLLFEHGSFYYPVPGMYGGFSVSEHDDGIQADSWVRVCGGSEQNHVVNKEGKVTLLPNDNPI